The genomic window CTGATGTCGGCCTCGTCGTCTTGCCTTCTAGCGTCTTGAGGGGACGCCCCCCATAGATTCCTGATACGATTTTCATACCGTTTATTATACCAAATTATAGGCAAAAAGAGAAAGAAAACCGAACCTTGCGGTTCGATTCTCTACAAAATATTTTCGTACGTATCGCGAACTTCTTGAGGCCAGACACTGGTCTGAACCTCTCCAATGTGTTTCTTACGAAGAAGGAACATGGCCATACGAGACTGTCCGATACCTCCACCAATTGTCAGTGGGAAAAGACCGTTAAGCAAGGCTTTATGCCATTCCAGCTCAAGACGATCTTCGTCTCCTGTAAGAGCCACTTGGCGACGAAGGGTATCCTCATCTACCCGAATCCCCATTGATGAAAGCTCAAAGGCACAACCAAGAGATTCGTTCCAAACGAGAATATCCCCATTTAACCCTTTGTAGCCATTTTCAGACTCTGTTGTCCAGTCATCGTAGTCAGGTGCGCGGCCGTCATGAGGTTTGCCATCAGGCAACTCGCCACCGATACCAATCAAGAAGACTGCACCGAACTCTTTACAGATTGCATTTTCACGCTCTTTTGGTGTCAAATCTGGATAGCGTTCCACCAACTCTTCTGTATGGATGAAAGTGATTTGTTTTGGCAAGATGGATTCGATATCGTAGCGCGCTTCTACTGCTAGCTCTGTCAGACGGATAGCCTTGTAAATCTTCTCAACGGTTTCTTTGAGATAAGCGATATTGCGTTGACCATTTGGAATCACTTTTTCCCAGTCCCACTGATCTACATAAACTGAGTGAGTCGCATCAAGCGAATCTTCATCTGGACGAAGGGCCTTCATATGAACAAATAGACCTTCACCTTCTCCAAAACCAAAGCGAGCTAAGGTGTGACGTTTCCATTTGGCTAGTGAGTGAACGACTTCATAAGTTTCATCTGGAATCTGCAAGACCTTTACGGATACTGGATGTTCGACACCGGACAGGTTATCCTGCATCCCATCACCAACCTTGCTCAAGATGGGACCTTGAACTTCAACAACTTCTAACTTATCTTTCAAATACTGGGTAAAGGTGTTTTTGACAAAGGAAATCTCTTCTTGCTGATGGATAAAACTTTTCTTCATAAACGGCTCCTCAAAAATTAGTTAAAAGCATTATACACCTATTTCCAAGAAAAGAAAAGAGTAAATAAGAAAAAGTCAGTGCTCTTTCGAACACTGACTCTGTCATTCATTAATCGTTTCGACCAAAGATTCGTAAGATGCTAAGGAAGAGGTTGATAAAGTCTAGGTAGATGCTGAGTGCCATTGAGATGATCCAACCTGTCGCTACTTGCCCTCGTGACTGCTCATAAACATAGCGAATCTTTTGGTTGTCCCAAGCAATCAAACCTGAGAAAACCAAGACCATGGCAATACTAATCATGTAGTCAAAGAAACTATTGGCTAAAAATAGATTGACAACCATAGCAATGATGAGACCAACAAGTGCCGCCATCAAAGCTCGGCCCATTCCACTCAAATCTTTCTTGGTGAAAATTCCGATTACCGCCATGACAAAGAAGAGAAGGGCACTGGATACAAAGGCTGATAAGACGGTCCCAGGTGTATAAAAGGCTACGACAAAACTGAGCGTAAATCCATTTAAAACAGAATAAACTAAAAATACTGGGAGAGCTGCTGGGCTGTTCTTCGCAGCCATGCTACTTGCAACAAAGACTAGAGCAAGTTCTGCAAAAGTTGCAATCATTAGCCAGAGACGGCCATGCATTAAAAAGTAGACCAATTGGGACTGAAAGACTGTCAACATCAAAGCTGATACGAGAGCCGATAGACCAATCCCAAGTCCCACAAAGGTATAAACCTTAGCGTAAAATTGATTGAGACCTGAACGTTCTTGAATAATCGTTTGATTCATTCTGATTCTCCTTTTCTCTATAAATATGTCTTGATTATAACAAAGATTTTATAAATTAGCTAAAATAAAACATCAATATACCTGCTGCAACTGCCACGTTGAGACTTTCTGCTCGACCTTTCATGTCAATATGAACCAGCTGATCAGCACTCTCAGCCATGACAGAACTAATCCCCTGTCCTTCATTTCCCATGACTAAAGCAAAGTTTTCTAAGGGAGAAAGCTCATGATAATCCTTTGAATCTCTCGATAAGGTCGTTGCCAGAATGGGCAAGTTGCTCTTCTTTGCCCATTCTAAAAAAGTGGCAACGGGCATACGATAGATAGGCAAATGAAAATGACTTCCTTGCATGGAACGCAGGGTCTTGAGACTGTAGATATCTGCTGACTTATCTGAAACAATAACCCCTGTAAAACCTGCCGCATCCGCCGTCCGAATCATGGTGCCAACATTACCAGGATCTTGGACATCCTCTAAAAATAGAAACTTACCCTGACGGAAATCAGGCAGTCCTACTTCCTCTTTTTGAATCACTGCAACAATCCCTTGAGGAGTTTGCGTATCTGCCAAGTCCCGCAAAATCTCCTCTGAAACCCAGACAGTTTGAGGAAAAGTGACTAGCTGATCTCGGTAACTTTCTAAGGCAAAAATCTTCTCAATCGTCACTCCTGCTTGAACAGCTTCTTCAAACAAGTGCCAGCCTTCAATCAAATAGGTAGACTTTCGATATTTTTTTTGATGCAATTTCTTGGCATTTTTTACCACAGAATTGGCTTTTGAGGTTATAATAGTCATAGAAGTATTATAACACAATCAAAGGGGTTTGGTATGCAAAAGGTTAGAATGATTGCCCAAGGTAGGGTGCAGGGTGTTGGTTTTCGCTGGGGCGTTTATACTTTAGCGCTTGAAATTGG from Streptococcus oralis includes these protein-coding regions:
- a CDS encoding TrmH family RNA methyltransferase; the encoded protein is MTIITSKANSVVKNAKKLHQKKYRKSTYLIEGWHLFEEAVQAGVTIEKIFALESYRDQLVTFPQTVWVSEEILRDLADTQTPQGIVAVIQKEEVGLPDFRQGKFLFLEDVQDPGNVGTMIRTADAAGFTGVIVSDKSADIYSLKTLRSMQGSHFHLPIYRMPVATFLEWAKKSNLPILATTLSRDSKDYHELSPLENFALVMGNEGQGISSVMAESADQLVHIDMKGRAESLNVAVAAGILMFYFS
- the asnA gene encoding aspartate--ammonia ligase; translated protein: MKKSFIHQQEEISFVKNTFTQYLKDKLEVVEVQGPILSKVGDGMQDNLSGVEHPVSVKVLQIPDETYEVVHSLAKWKRHTLARFGFGEGEGLFVHMKALRPDEDSLDATHSVYVDQWDWEKVIPNGQRNIAYLKETVEKIYKAIRLTELAVEARYDIESILPKQITFIHTEELVERYPDLTPKERENAICKEFGAVFLIGIGGELPDGKPHDGRAPDYDDWTTESENGYKGLNGDILVWNESLGCAFELSSMGIRVDEDTLRRQVALTGDEDRLELEWHKALLNGLFPLTIGGGIGQSRMAMFLLRKKHIGEVQTSVWPQEVRDTYENIL
- a CDS encoding Bax inhibitor-1/YccA family protein — its product is MNQTIIQERSGLNQFYAKVYTFVGLGIGLSALVSALMLTVFQSQLVYFLMHGRLWLMIATFAELALVFVASSMAAKNSPAALPVFLVYSVLNGFTLSFVVAFYTPGTVLSAFVSSALLFFVMAVIGIFTKKDLSGMGRALMAALVGLIIAMVVNLFLANSFFDYMISIAMVLVFSGLIAWDNQKIRYVYEQSRGQVATGWIISMALSIYLDFINLFLSILRIFGRND